A single window of Rhizobium sp. SL42 DNA harbors:
- a CDS encoding polyhydroxyalkanoate depolymerase — protein MFYQLYELNHAVMAPFRATADAMNLAWKNPLNPWSHTVVGRSFSAGFEVFERVTRRYGKPAFDLPTTPINGEAVTVEEEVVWRKPFCNLIHFKRHLPAGTDKGPRILIVAPMSGHYATLLRGTVEALLPSADVYITDWIDARMVPVTDGDFDLDDYIDYVIEMLHHLGPDTNVVAVCQPSVPVLAAVAVMEADGDTCAPASMTLMGGPIDTRINPTAVNQLAQNKPIEWFRDNVIMQVPWPQPGVMRSVYPGFLQLSGFMSMNLDRHMIAHKEFYGHLVKNDGDSAEKHRDFYDEYLAVMDLTAEFYLQTVDTVFIKHSLPKGEMLHRGKPVDTKAIRKVALLTVEGENDDISGVGQTQAAQTICSSIPDEMRMHYMQPDVGHYGVFNGSRFRREIAPRIIAFATKHSKGVKATPVKRVIKGGKAG, from the coding sequence ATGTTTTATCAGCTCTATGAACTCAACCATGCTGTCATGGCGCCGTTTCGCGCGACAGCGGATGCGATGAACCTGGCCTGGAAAAACCCTCTCAACCCTTGGTCCCACACAGTCGTCGGCCGAAGCTTCTCCGCGGGCTTCGAAGTGTTTGAGCGCGTCACGCGCCGATACGGAAAGCCGGCCTTTGATCTGCCAACGACCCCGATCAATGGTGAGGCCGTCACCGTCGAGGAGGAGGTGGTCTGGCGCAAGCCGTTCTGCAACCTCATCCACTTCAAGCGCCATCTGCCGGCTGGCACCGACAAGGGCCCTCGTATCCTCATCGTCGCTCCGATGTCCGGTCACTACGCCACGCTGCTGCGCGGTACGGTTGAGGCGTTGCTGCCGAGCGCCGACGTCTACATAACCGACTGGATCGATGCCCGCATGGTACCGGTGACGGACGGTGACTTCGACCTCGACGACTATATCGACTACGTGATCGAGATGCTCCACCATCTCGGCCCGGACACGAACGTGGTCGCCGTCTGTCAGCCCTCTGTTCCGGTCCTGGCTGCGGTTGCCGTCATGGAAGCCGACGGCGATACGTGCGCACCGGCCTCGATGACGCTGATGGGTGGCCCGATCGACACCCGCATCAATCCGACAGCCGTCAACCAGCTTGCGCAGAACAAGCCAATCGAATGGTTCCGCGACAATGTCATCATGCAGGTTCCGTGGCCTCAGCCGGGCGTCATGCGTTCCGTCTACCCGGGCTTCCTGCAGCTTTCAGGCTTCATGTCGATGAACCTCGATCGACATATGATCGCGCACAAGGAGTTCTACGGCCATCTCGTCAAGAATGACGGCGATTCGGCCGAAAAACATCGCGACTTCTACGACGAATATCTGGCCGTCATGGATCTCACCGCCGAGTTCTATCTCCAGACCGTGGATACGGTTTTCATCAAGCATTCGTTGCCGAAAGGCGAGATGCTTCATCGTGGCAAGCCGGTCGACACCAAGGCGATCCGCAAGGTCGCGCTGCTGACGGTAGAAGGCGAGAATGATGATATCTCCGGTGTTGGGCAGACACAGGCAGCGCAGACGATCTGCAGCAGCATCCCGGACGAGATGCGCATGCACTACATGCAGCCGGATGTCGGCCACTATGGCGTATTCAACGGTTCGCGTTTCCGCAGGGAGATCGCGCCCCGTATCATCGCCTTCGCCACCAAACACAGCAAGGGTGTGAAGGCGACGCCAGTAAAGCGCGTCATCAAGGGCGGCAAGGCGGGCTGA
- a CDS encoding helix-turn-helix domain-containing protein, which yields MTPFGNALRELRQRKGVSQKQMAAAIGVSPAYLSALEHGKRGLPNFDFLQRVAGYFNIIWDEADELFATAGKSDPRVVLDTAGLAPDTTAFANELARLIRQLPPDVVRQLQDVLDAAKNRM from the coding sequence ATGACCCCTTTCGGCAATGCGCTGCGCGAACTGCGGCAACGCAAGGGCGTTTCGCAAAAGCAGATGGCAGCGGCGATTGGTGTCTCGCCCGCCTATCTGTCGGCACTGGAACACGGAAAGCGCGGCCTTCCGAATTTCGATTTTCTCCAGCGTGTCGCCGGCTATTTCAACATCATCTGGGATGAGGCCGATGAGCTGTTTGCCACAGCCGGAAAGTCTGATCCCCGCGTTGTTCTGGACACGGCCGGCCTGGCACCTGACACCACTGCCTTCGCTAATGAACTCGCCCGCCTGATTCGCCAGCTGCCGCCGGATGTGGTAAGGCAATTGCAGGACGTCCTTGATGCTGCCAAAAATCGGATGTGA
- a CDS encoding Smr/MutS family protein — protein sequence MSGGSKFNPEDRILWGKVARSTRAMPGRLEDLLEFERQFEVEAEAEDKVATKVALALPSNVENRQATSARKPSGTHHPLERPIKRKLSRGHLALEARIDLHGLIQSEAHGMLFDFLHRAHERGLRHVLVITGKGSSLGSEGALKRAVPIWFSMPEFRFLISSYEPAARQHGGEGALYVRLSRQGADRR from the coding sequence GTGTCAGGCGGGTCAAAATTCAATCCGGAAGATCGCATTCTATGGGGCAAGGTGGCCCGCTCGACGCGCGCGATGCCCGGACGCCTGGAAGACCTTCTGGAATTTGAAAGGCAATTCGAGGTCGAGGCGGAGGCCGAAGACAAAGTGGCAACCAAGGTCGCGCTCGCTTTGCCGTCGAACGTTGAAAACAGACAGGCCACCAGCGCACGCAAACCCTCGGGGACACATCACCCGTTGGAACGTCCGATCAAGCGCAAGCTGTCGCGGGGCCATCTTGCGCTGGAAGCCCGCATCGATCTGCATGGCCTGATACAGAGCGAAGCGCATGGCATGCTGTTTGATTTTCTCCACCGGGCCCATGAGCGCGGTTTGCGTCACGTGCTGGTCATTACCGGTAAGGGCAGCTCGCTTGGCAGCGAAGGCGCCTTGAAACGAGCGGTGCCGATTTGGTTCTCCATGCCGGAATTCCGCTTTCTGATTTCGTCCTACGAGCCTGCGGCACGTCAGCATGGCGGCGAGGGCGCACTGTATGTTCGTCTTTCGCGTCAGGGAGCGGATCGTCGATGA
- a CDS encoding DUF2852 domain-containing protein, producing MNQSALLRPDWTPATVVLMVLGFMVFWPLGLAMLAYILFGDKFQTFKREANRKADDAFAWCRSSRYQGSTSATGNVAFDDWRKAELDRLDEERRKLDEMRADFDAYARELRRAKDQEEFDRFMRDRQQVKSADQGIAPMGNSGN from the coding sequence ATGAACCAGTCAGCATTGCTTCGACCGGATTGGACTCCGGCGACCGTCGTCCTGATGGTACTTGGATTCATGGTATTCTGGCCACTCGGCCTTGCCATGCTTGCCTACATTCTGTTTGGCGACAAGTTCCAGACTTTCAAGCGTGAAGCCAACCGCAAGGCGGACGACGCGTTTGCCTGGTGTCGCTCGAGCCGCTATCAGGGCTCGACTTCGGCCACCGGCAATGTCGCCTTTGATGATTGGCGCAAGGCAGAGCTCGATCGGCTTGATGAAGAGCGTCGCAAGCTCGATGAAATGCGTGCGGATTTCGACGCCTATGCGCGTGAACTGCGCCGCGCCAAGGACCAGGAAGAATTCGATCGCTTCATGCGCGATCGCCAACAGGTGAAGTCTGCCGATCAGGGGATTGCGCCAATGGGCAATTCCGGCAACTGA
- a CDS encoding phosphoribosylanthranilate isomerase has product MRPDIKICGLKTPEAVDRAVERGATHIGFIFFAKSPRNIEPDIAGALADRVRGRAKIVAVTVDADADDLDEIIALLRPDILQFHGHESPERLLTVKAMTGLPIMKAFSIREPDDLKRIEPYIGIADRFLFDAKPPVGSDLPGGNGVTFDWRLLRSLDESVNYMLSGGLNKDNIADALRETGARGIDVSSGVESAPGVKDLQMMDEFFAAVAEASRRVPVSGSVK; this is encoded by the coding sequence ATGAGACCCGATATCAAGATCTGCGGATTGAAGACGCCGGAGGCTGTCGATCGCGCTGTTGAGCGCGGGGCGACCCATATCGGCTTCATATTTTTTGCCAAGAGCCCGCGCAATATCGAGCCGGACATTGCCGGTGCTCTGGCGGACCGCGTCCGCGGCCGGGCCAAGATCGTTGCTGTGACGGTCGATGCTGATGCGGACGATCTGGACGAGATCATCGCTCTGCTGCGTCCGGATATCTTGCAATTTCACGGACATGAAAGCCCGGAGCGGCTTTTGACGGTCAAGGCGATGACCGGTTTGCCGATCATGAAGGCATTTTCGATCCGTGAGCCAGATGATCTCAAGCGCATCGAACCCTATATAGGTATTGCCGATCGTTTTCTCTTCGATGCGAAGCCGCCGGTCGGCTCGGATCTGCCCGGCGGAAATGGCGTCACATTTGATTGGCGACTGTTGCGCTCGCTTGACGAAAGTGTGAATTACATGCTTTCCGGTGGGCTCAACAAGGACAACATAGCGGACGCCCTGCGCGAAACGGGCGCTCGTGGGATTGATGTTTCCTCGGGCGTCGAAAGCGCGCCCGGGGTCAAGGATCTGCAGATGATGGACGAGTTTTTTGCGGCGGTCGCTGAGGCTTCGCGCCGCGTACCGGTATCAGGGAGTGTCAAGTGA
- the accD gene encoding acetyl-CoA carboxylase, carboxyltransferase subunit beta, with product MNWITNYVRPRINSMLGRREVPENLWIKCPETGEMVFHKDLEENKWVIPASGYHMKMPAKARLIHLFDNGQYEALQQPKVAQDPLKFRDSKKYTDRLKDSRLKTEQEDTILAGVGTVQGLKLVAVVHEFNFMGGSLGIAAGEAIVKAFERALKEKCPLVMFPASGGARMQEGILSLMQLPRTTVAVDMLKEAGLPYIVVLTNPTTGGVTASYAMLGDLHIAEPGAEICFAGKRVIEQTIREKLPEGFQTSEYLLEHGMVDMVVKRHEIPDLLARVLKIMTKRPANDVVSNATPALTTKASA from the coding sequence GTGAACTGGATCACCAACTATGTGCGCCCGCGCATCAATTCCATGCTGGGTCGCCGGGAAGTGCCGGAAAACCTCTGGATCAAGTGCCCCGAAACCGGCGAAATGGTCTTCCACAAGGACCTCGAAGAGAACAAGTGGGTCATTCCTGCCTCCGGCTATCACATGAAGATGCCAGCCAAGGCACGCCTGATCCACCTGTTCGACAACGGCCAGTATGAAGCGCTGCAGCAACCGAAGGTCGCGCAGGACCCGCTGAAGTTCCGCGATTCCAAGAAATACACCGACCGCCTGAAAGATAGCCGTCTGAAAACCGAACAGGAAGACACCATCTTGGCCGGCGTCGGCACCGTTCAGGGGCTCAAGCTGGTGGCCGTTGTTCATGAGTTCAACTTCATGGGCGGTTCGCTCGGCATCGCAGCCGGTGAGGCGATCGTGAAGGCCTTCGAGCGCGCGCTGAAGGAAAAGTGCCCGCTGGTCATGTTCCCCGCATCGGGCGGCGCACGCATGCAGGAAGGCATCCTGTCCCTGATGCAGTTGCCGCGCACGACGGTTGCGGTCGACATGCTGAAGGAAGCGGGCCTTCCTTACATCGTGGTTCTGACCAACCCGACCACGGGTGGCGTGACGGCGTCCTACGCAATGCTGGGTGATCTGCACATCGCGGAGCCCGGCGCTGAAATCTGCTTCGCCGGCAAACGTGTCATCGAGCAGACCATCCGCGAAAAGCTGCCGGAAGGTTTCCAGACATCGGAATATCTGCTTGAGCACGGCATGGTCGATATGGTTGTCAAGCGTCACGAGATTCCCGATCTTCTCGCCCGCGTTTTGAAGATCATGACCAAGCGTCCTGCCAATGATGTGGTTTCAAACGCCACTCCAGCCCTTACGACGAAGGCGTCGGCCTGA
- the gyrB gene encoding DNA topoisomerase (ATP-hydrolyzing) subunit B, translated as MTDLPITENDGPAEYGADSIKVLKGLDAVRKRPGMYIGDTDDGSGLHHMVYEVVDNAIDEALAGHADIVTVTLNADGSVTVTDNGRGIPTDIHTGEGVSAAEVIMTQLHAGGKFDQNSYKVSGGLHGVGVSVVNALSVKLNLKIRRVGKVHEISFTHGVADAPLRVIGDYEGRSGTEVTFLPSPETFTNIEFDYNTLEHRLRELAFLNSGVRILLTDKRRSDIRQEEMVYDGGLEAFVVYLDRAKKPLVHKPVAIRGEKDGITVEVAMWWNDSYHENVLCFTNNIPQRDGGTHMAGFRAALTRQVTSYGESSGITKREKVTLQGEDCREGLTAVLSVKVPDPKFSSQTKDKLVSSEVRPVVESLVNEALSTWFEEHPSEAKILVGKVVEAAAAREAARKARELTRRKGALDIASLPGKLADCSERDPAKSELFLVEGDSAGGSAKQGRSRESQAILPLRGKILNVERARFDKMLSSQEIGTLITALGTSIGKDEFNADKLRYHKIIIMTDADVDGAHIRTLLLTFFFRQMPELIERGHLYIAQPPLYKVSRGKSIQYLKDEKALEEYLITMGIEEATLTLANGEVRAGQDLRDVIQDALRLRSLVEGLHSRYNRNVIEQAAIAGALNPELTDNRARAEATAAEVARRLDMIAEETERGWQGFVTDEGGLRFERMVRGVKETAAVDVALIGSADARHIDQLAPRLHDIYSEPPVLARKDGKSDMSGPRALLDHIFAAGRKGLSMQRYKGLGEMNAEQLWETTLDPNVRSLLQVRVNDATDADSLFARLMGDEVEPRRDFIQENALSVANLDI; from the coding sequence ATGACCGACTTGCCGATCACGGAAAATGATGGACCGGCCGAATATGGTGCCGACTCGATCAAGGTGCTCAAGGGACTGGATGCAGTCCGCAAGCGGCCGGGCATGTATATCGGTGATACTGACGATGGTTCAGGTCTTCACCACATGGTCTACGAAGTGGTCGACAACGCCATCGACGAAGCCTTGGCTGGACATGCCGACATTGTCACGGTCACGTTGAACGCCGACGGCTCGGTCACGGTGACCGACAACGGTCGCGGCATTCCGACAGACATTCACACGGGCGAGGGCGTATCTGCTGCAGAGGTCATCATGACCCAGCTGCATGCGGGCGGCAAATTCGACCAGAATTCCTACAAGGTTTCAGGTGGTCTACACGGCGTGGGCGTTTCCGTGGTGAACGCGCTGTCGGTCAAGTTGAACCTCAAGATCCGTCGGGTCGGCAAGGTTCATGAGATCAGCTTTACCCATGGTGTGGCCGACGCGCCGCTGCGCGTCATCGGCGACTACGAAGGCCGATCCGGCACGGAAGTCACCTTCCTGCCCAGTCCGGAAACTTTCACAAACATCGAATTCGACTACAACACGCTGGAACATCGCCTGCGTGAACTGGCCTTTCTCAATTCCGGCGTTCGCATTCTGCTGACCGACAAGCGCCGCTCGGATATCCGCCAGGAAGAAATGGTCTATGACGGCGGTCTTGAAGCCTTCGTTGTCTATCTGGACCGGGCAAAGAAGCCTCTTGTCCATAAGCCGGTCGCCATCCGCGGTGAAAAGGACGGGATCACGGTCGAAGTCGCCATGTGGTGGAACGACAGCTACCACGAGAACGTGCTTTGCTTCACCAACAACATTCCCCAGCGCGACGGCGGCACCCATATGGCGGGTTTCCGTGCCGCGCTCACCCGGCAGGTCACCTCCTATGGTGAAAGCTCTGGTATCACCAAGCGAGAGAAGGTCACCCTCCAGGGCGAAGACTGCCGCGAAGGCCTGACCGCTGTTCTTTCGGTCAAGGTGCCGGACCCGAAGTTCTCCTCGCAGACCAAGGACAAGCTTGTCTCGTCCGAAGTTCGCCCGGTTGTCGAGAGCTTGGTGAACGAAGCGCTCAGCACATGGTTCGAGGAACATCCGAGCGAAGCCAAGATTCTCGTCGGCAAGGTTGTCGAGGCAGCCGCCGCGCGCGAAGCCGCCCGCAAGGCGCGCGAACTGACGCGCCGCAAGGGCGCCCTCGACATCGCCTCGTTGCCCGGCAAGCTCGCCGATTGCTCCGAGCGCGATCCGGCCAAGTCCGAACTCTTCCTCGTCGAGGGTGACTCGGCAGGTGGCTCGGCAAAGCAGGGCCGATCCCGCGAAAGCCAGGCTATATTGCCGCTACGCGGCAAGATCCTCAACGTCGAGCGCGCGCGTTTCGACAAGATGCTGTCGAGCCAGGAAATCGGCACGCTGATCACCGCGCTCGGCACGTCGATTGGCAAAGACGAGTTCAACGCTGACAAGCTGCGCTATCACAAGATCATCATCATGACCGATGCTGACGTGGACGGCGCGCATATCAGAACATTGTTGCTGACCTTCTTCTTCCGTCAGATGCCGGAATTGATCGAGCGCGGCCATCTCTACATTGCCCAGCCGCCGCTCTATAAGGTGTCGCGCGGCAAGTCGATCCAGTATCTCAAGGACGAGAAGGCACTTGAAGAGTACCTGATCACCATGGGGATCGAGGAAGCGACGCTGACCCTTGCCAATGGCGAAGTCCGCGCCGGTCAGGATCTGCGCGATGTGATCCAGGATGCCCTTCGACTGCGCTCGCTCGTCGAAGGCCTGCATTCGCGCTACAATCGCAACGTCATCGAGCAGGCTGCCATTGCCGGTGCGCTCAATCCAGAACTCACCGACAACCGCGCCCGCGCCGAGGCAACGGCTGCCGAAGTCGCGCGCCGTCTCGACATGATTGCCGAAGAAACCGAGCGCGGCTGGCAAGGCTTTGTTACCGACGAGGGCGGTCTGCGGTTCGAGCGCATGGTCCGCGGCGTGAAAGAAACGGCAGCCGTCGATGTGGCGCTGATCGGCTCGGCAGATGCCCGCCATATCGACCAGCTGGCGCCGCGTCTGCACGACATCTATTCCGAACCGCCGGTTCTGGCGCGCAAGGACGGCAAGAGCGACATGTCTGGGCCGCGCGCATTGCTCGACCATATTTTTGCGGCGGGCCGCAAGGGTCTTTCCATGCAGCGCTATAAGGGTCTCGGAGAGATGAACGCCGAACAGTTGTGGGAAACGACGCTGGATCCGAACGTCCGTTCCTTGCTCCAGGTTCGCGTTAATGATGCGACCGATGCCGATAGCCTGTTCGCACGGCTGATGGGCGACGAAGTTGAACCGCGGCGCGACTTCATCCAGGAAAACGCACTGAGCGTTGCCAATCTCGACATCTGA
- a CDS encoding nitroreductase family protein — MTTSNSRQSEHNVDSVFLDRWSPRAFDDSVMPKADLLTILDAAHWAPSAFNYQPWRFVYGLKGTAEFDKLLGILNEFNQGWAKTASALIIVFSDTLSRPADGSAPKPFRSHSFDAGAAWGLLALQAVKAGYFAHGMTGIDFDKAATDLGAPEGFHVEAAIAIGKPGDKSVLPEGLRAREMPNDRKPLSDVAFEGSF; from the coding sequence ATGACTACCAGCAATAGCCGTCAGTCCGAGCACAATGTTGATTCGGTATTTCTCGACCGTTGGTCTCCACGCGCTTTCGACGACAGCGTCATGCCGAAGGCAGATCTGCTGACCATTCTCGATGCAGCCCATTGGGCACCATCCGCGTTCAATTATCAGCCATGGCGTTTTGTCTATGGCCTGAAGGGCACTGCCGAATTCGACAAGCTGCTCGGCATTCTGAATGAGTTCAACCAGGGTTGGGCCAAGACTGCTTCCGCGCTGATCATCGTATTTTCGGATACGCTGAGCCGCCCGGCGGACGGATCGGCGCCAAAGCCTTTCCGCAGCCACAGCTTCGATGCCGGTGCCGCGTGGGGTCTGCTTGCGCTTCAGGCCGTCAAGGCCGGCTATTTCGCCCACGGCATGACCGGCATCGATTTCGACAAGGCAGCCACCGACCTCGGCGCCCCGGAAGGTTTCCATGTCGAGGCCGCCATTGCGATCGGAAAGCCCGGTGACAAATCGGTCCTGCCGGAGGGCCTGCGCGCCAGGGAAATGCCCAACGACCGCAAGCCGCTGAGCGATGTGGCATTCGAAGGCAGCTTCTAA
- a CDS encoding M48 family metallopeptidase has protein sequence MFSLFKKPAVTRTSSIALDRMLAVDGRELPLTIRRNTRATRITLRIEPGGRALKMTIPHGLRERDIEDFLDRHQGWLRTRLARQAAGGAIEDGGEIALRGVKHRIVHSGQMRGLTQSIDSEIGHILSVSGLEDHLPRRICDFLKKEARRDLERLAEQHARSVGKPIRSLSLKDTRSRWGSCSWDGKLSFSWRIVMAPPPVIDYLAAHEVAHLREMNHGPAFWSLCKELCPHMDESKAWLKRHGSALHAIDFG, from the coding sequence ATGTTCTCCCTGTTCAAAAAGCCCGCTGTAACCCGCACGTCCAGTATCGCGCTGGACAGGATGCTGGCCGTTGACGGCCGTGAACTGCCTCTGACGATCCGCAGGAACACCCGCGCAACACGCATCACGCTGCGTATCGAGCCCGGCGGAAGGGCGCTCAAGATGACCATCCCGCATGGACTCAGGGAACGGGACATCGAGGACTTCCTCGATCGCCATCAGGGCTGGCTCCGCACCCGGCTTGCGCGGCAGGCCGCCGGCGGCGCGATCGAGGATGGTGGCGAGATTGCGCTGCGCGGCGTCAAGCACCGCATCGTCCACTCCGGACAGATGCGGGGGCTGACCCAGTCGATTGACAGCGAAATCGGCCATATCCTCAGCGTCAGCGGTCTCGAGGATCATCTGCCACGCCGTATCTGCGATTTTCTCAAGAAGGAGGCACGTCGGGATCTGGAGCGTTTGGCCGAGCAACATGCCCGGTCTGTCGGCAAACCGATCAGGAGCCTGAGCTTGAAGGACACCCGCAGCCGATGGGGATCTTGTTCCTGGGATGGCAAGCTGAGCTTCTCCTGGCGCATCGTCATGGCACCGCCGCCTGTGATCGATTATCTCGCCGCGCATGAAGTCGCACATCTGCGTGAGATGAACCATGGGCCGGCATTTTGGTCGCTTTGCAAGGAGCTCTGCCCCCACATGGATGAATCGAAGGCTTGGTTAAAGCGGCATGGCTCTGCGCTTCATGCGATCGACTTCGGCTGA
- the trpA gene encoding tryptophan synthase subunit alpha, translating to MTARMDKRFADLKAEGRPALVTYFMAGDPDYATSLAIMKALPEAGSDVIELGMPFSDPMADGPAIQMAGQRALKSGQTLLKTLELAREFRKTDQTTPIVLMGYYNPIYVFGVEHFLDVAVDVGIDGLIVVDLPPEMDDELCIPARRRDINFIRLATPTTDDKRLPTVLQNTSGFVYYVSMNGITGSSMLDPSRVSGAVQRIKAHTDLPICVGFGVKTAEHARLIGANADGVVVGTAIVNQVANNLTADGKATADTVQAVVTLVRGLASGTRSARLAAAE from the coding sequence ATGACTGCACGCATGGATAAACGCTTCGCCGATCTGAAGGCTGAAGGCCGTCCCGCCCTGGTAACCTATTTCATGGCCGGCGATCCGGACTACGCCACATCACTGGCGATCATGAAGGCGCTGCCGGAAGCTGGCTCCGACGTGATCGAACTTGGCATGCCTTTCTCCGATCCGATGGCCGATGGTCCTGCGATCCAGATGGCGGGACAGCGCGCCCTGAAGTCAGGCCAGACCCTGCTCAAGACGCTCGAACTCGCGCGCGAATTCCGCAAGACCGATCAGACAACGCCGATCGTGCTCATGGGCTACTACAATCCGATCTACGTCTTCGGTGTCGAGCATTTTCTCGATGTGGCGGTCGACGTTGGTATCGATGGCCTGATCGTCGTCGATCTTCCACCGGAAATGGACGACGAACTCTGCATTCCCGCCCGCCGTCGCGACATCAACTTCATTCGTCTGGCCACGCCGACGACGGACGACAAGCGTCTGCCGACCGTGCTGCAGAACACGTCCGGCTTTGTCTATTACGTGTCGATGAATGGCATCACAGGTTCCTCGATGCTTGATCCTTCGCGCGTTTCCGGTGCGGTTCAGCGCATCAAGGCCCACACGGATCTGCCGATCTGCGTCGGCTTCGGCGTCAAGACCGCCGAACATGCCCGCCTGATTGGTGCCAATGCAGACGGCGTTGTCGTCGGCACGGCTATTGTCAATCAGGTCGCCAACAATCTGACAGCTGACGGGAAAGCCACGGCGGATACGGTTCAGGCCGTCGTCACCCTGGTTCGCGGCCTTGCAAGCGGTACGCGCAGTGCGCGCCTTGCTGCTGCCGAATAA
- the trpB gene encoding tryptophan synthase subunit beta has translation MNESPKPNSFREGPDEDGRFGIFGGRFVAETLMPLILDLQAEWEKAKTDPEFQAELAHLNTHYTGRPSPLYFAERLTEELGGAKIYFKRDELNHTGSHKINNCLGQILLAKRMGKTRIIAETGAGQHGVASATVAARFGIPCVVYMGATDVERQAPNVFRMKLLGAEVKPVTAGHGTLKDAMNEALRDWVTNVDDTYYMIGTAAGPHPYPEMVRDFQSVIGRETREQIMAAEGRLPDMLIAAVGGGSNAIGLFHPFLDDESVRIVGVEAGGKGLEGEEHCASLTAGSPGVLHGNRTYLLQDGDGQIKEGHSISAGLDYPGIGPEHSWLKDMGRVEYVPIKDDEALAAFQMLTRTEGIIPALEPSHALAEVIKRAPTMGKDQIIVMNLCGRGDKDIFTVGKILGMGL, from the coding sequence GTGAACGAGTCACCCAAACCCAATTCCTTCCGGGAAGGCCCGGACGAGGACGGCCGCTTCGGCATCTTCGGTGGCCGCTTCGTCGCCGAAACCCTGATGCCGTTGATCCTCGACCTTCAGGCCGAGTGGGAAAAGGCAAAGACCGATCCGGAATTCCAGGCTGAGCTGGCGCATCTGAATACCCATTATACTGGCCGGCCGAGCCCGCTTTATTTCGCCGAGCGCCTGACGGAAGAACTGGGTGGCGCAAAGATCTATTTCAAGCGCGACGAGCTCAACCACACCGGTTCGCACAAGATCAACAATTGCCTCGGTCAGATCCTGCTTGCCAAGCGCATGGGCAAGACCCGCATCATCGCCGAGACCGGTGCCGGCCAGCATGGCGTGGCATCTGCGACGGTAGCTGCCCGTTTCGGCATTCCCTGTGTCGTCTATATGGGCGCGACCGATGTCGAGCGTCAGGCACCGAACGTTTTCCGCATGAAGCTGCTCGGCGCCGAAGTGAAGCCGGTAACGGCAGGACACGGCACCTTGAAGGATGCCATGAACGAGGCGCTCCGCGACTGGGTCACCAATGTTGACGATACCTATTACATGATCGGCACAGCCGCTGGCCCGCATCCCTATCCGGAGATGGTGCGCGACTTCCAGTCGGTGATCGGTCGCGAAACACGCGAGCAGATAATGGCTGCCGAAGGTCGGCTCCCGGACATGCTCATTGCGGCCGTAGGCGGCGGTTCCAATGCCATCGGCCTCTTCCATCCTTTCCTGGATGACGAAAGCGTTCGCATAGTTGGCGTAGAAGCCGGCGGCAAGGGCCTCGAGGGCGAGGAACATTGCGCCTCTCTGACGGCGGGTTCGCCAGGCGTATTGCATGGCAACCGCACCTACTTGCTGCAGGACGGCGATGGCCAGATTAAGGAAGGTCATTCGATCTCCGCCGGCCTCGACTATCCTGGCATCGGCCCGGAACACTCCTGGCTGAAGGACATGGGCCGTGTCGAATATGTGCCGATCAAGGACGATGAGGCGCTTGCGGCCTTCCAGATGCTGACCCGCACCGAAGGCATCATCCCAGCGCTCGAGCCGAGCCACGCGCTCGCCGAAGTCATTAAGCGCGCGCCGACGATGGGCAAGGACCAGATCATTGTCATGAATCTCTGCGGACGCGGCGACAAGGACATCTTCACCGTCGGCAAGATTCTCGGAATGGGGCTCTGA